A genomic window from Nomascus leucogenys isolate Asia chromosome 10, Asia_NLE_v1, whole genome shotgun sequence includes:
- the SIGLEC5 gene encoding sialic acid-binding Ig-like lectin 5 translates to MLPLLLLPLLWGGSLQEEPGYELQVQKSVTVQKGLCVLVPCSFSYPWSSWYSPPPLYIYWFRDGENPHYADAVATNHPDRRVKPETQGRFRLLGDVQKKNCSLSIGDARMRDRGSYFFRVERGRDVKYSYQQNKLNLEVTALTEKPDIHFLEPLESGRHTRLSCSLPGSCEAGRPLAFSWKGDALSPLDPETTCSSELTLTPRPEDHGTNLTCQVKRQGAQVTTERTVQLNVSYAPQTITIFRNGIALEILQNTSYLQVLEGQALQLLCDAPSNPPAHLSWFQGSPALNTTPISNTGILELRRVGSAEEGGFTCRAQHPLGFRQIFLNLSVYSLPQLLGPSCSSEAEGLHCSCSFRARPAPSLCWWLGEKPLEGNSSQGSFKVNSSSAGPWANSSLILHGGLSPGLKVSCKAWNVYGSQSGSVLLLQGRSNLGTGVVPAALGGAGVMALLCICLCLIFFLIVKARRKQAAGRPEKMDDEDPIMGTVSLGSRKKPWPDSPGDQASPAGDVPPLEEQKELYYASLSFSEMKPREPKDQEAPSTTEYSEIKTSK, encoded by the exons ATGctgcccctgctgctgctgcccctgcTGTGGGGGG GGTCCCTGCAGGAGGAGCCAGGGTATGAGCTGCAAGTGCAGAAGTCGGTGACGGTGCAGAAGGGCCTGTGCGTCCTTGTGCCCTGCTCCTTCTCTTACCCCTGGAGCTCCTGGTATTCCCCTCCCCCACTCTACATCTACTGGTTCCGGGACGGGGAGAATCCACACTATGCTGATGCTGTGGCCACAAACCACCCGGACAGAAGAGTGAAGCCAGAGACCCAGGGCCGATTCCGCCTCCTTGGGGACGTCCAGAAGAAGAACTGCTCCCTGAGCATCGGAGATGCCAGAATGAGGGACAGGGGAAGCTATTTCTTCCGCgtggagagaggaagggatgTAAAATATAGCTACCAACAGAATAAGCTGAACTTGGAGGTGACAG CCCTGACAGAGAAACCTGACATCCACTTTCTGGAGCCTCTGGAGTCAGGCCGCCACACAAGGCTGAGCTGCAGCCTTCCAGGATCCTGTGAAGCGGGACGACCTCTCGCATTCTCCTGGAAGGGGGATGCCCTCAGCCCCCTGGACCCCGAGACAACCTGCTCCTCGGAGCTCACCCTCACGCCGAGGCCCGAGGACCACGGCACCAACCTCACCTGTCAGGTGAAACGCCAAGGAGCTCAGGTGACCACGGAGAGAACTGTCCAGCTCAATGTCTCCT ATGCTCCACAGACCATCACCATCTTCAGGAACGGCATAG CCCTAGAGATCCTGCAAAACACCTCGTACCTTCAGGTCCTGGAGGGCCAGGCTCTGCAACTGCTCTGTGATGCTCCCAGCAACCCCCCTGCACACCTAAGCTGGTTCCAGGGCTCCCCTGCCTTGAACACCACCCCCATCTCCAATACGGGGATCTTGGAGCTTCGTCGAGTAGGGTCTGCAGAAGAAGGAGGCTTCACCTGCCGCGCTCAGCACCCGCTGGGCTTCCGGCAAATTTTTCTGAATCTCTCAGTTTACT ccctcccACAGCTACTGGGCCCCTCCTGCTCTTCGGAGGCTGAAGGTCTGCACTGCAGCTGCTCCTTTAGAGCCCGGCCGGCCCCCTCCCTGTGCTGGTGGCTTGGGGAGAAGCCACTGGAGGGGAACAGCAGCCAGGGCTCATTCAAGGTCAACTCCAGCTCAGCTGGGCCCTGGGCCAACAGCTCCCTGATCCTCCACGGGGGGCTCAGCCCCGGCCTCAAAGTCAGCTGCAAGGCCTGGAACGTCTATGGGTCCCAGAGCGGCTCTGTCCTGCTGCTGCAAG GGAGATCGAACCTCGGGACAGGAGTGGTTCCTGCAGCCCTTGGTGGTGCTGGTGTCATGGCCCTGCTCTGTATCTGTCTGTGCCTCATCTTCTTTTTAAT AGTGAAAGCCCGCAGGAAGCAAGCAGCTGGGAGACCAGAGAAAATGGATGATGAAGATCCCATTATGGGTACCGTCAGCTTG GGTTCCAGGAAGAAGCCCTGGCCAGACAGCCCTGGAGACCAAGCGTCTCCTGCTGGAGATGTCCCTCCCCTGGAAGAACAAAAGGAGCTCTATTATGCCTCCCTCAGTTTTTCTGAGATGAAGCCGAGGGAGCCTAAGGACCAGGAGGCCCCAAGCACCACGGAGTACTCAGAGATCAAGACAAGCAAGTGA